A DNA window from Pseudomonas wuhanensis contains the following coding sequences:
- a CDS encoding LLM class flavin-dependent oxidoreductase: MPALRIHWCSPLDSGQQKASEKYNTGALDFAGIVDFAQEADELGIDSLLMGISYHMPDPLPMIGALVRETSRVKFILAYRPGLLPPTLFTQIVNTVSWMSDKRIALNLVAGISPDEQAFYGDFVAHDGRYERTSEFLEIVHRFWKGETPLTHHGAHYRIEQAQLGLPYKDNERPHIYLSGASEIAQQIAVKHSDCWLRYGDTPQGIAEASRAVLEAGCSVGIRMHVLARETREEALSAVESMMENPDEQHREWVRQFVGRCDSEAVKTSFRLADKAEHDWLSPMLWSGAVAYRGGPALCVVGSYQEVAEYLLEYKKVGVSEFIFSGWPTRDEMRGFCRHVLPRLRKLEAELESQHA; the protein is encoded by the coding sequence ATGCCCGCGTTGCGTATCCACTGGTGCTCACCGCTCGATAGCGGTCAACAAAAGGCTTCCGAGAAATACAACACCGGCGCCCTGGACTTTGCCGGTATCGTCGACTTCGCCCAGGAAGCCGATGAGTTGGGGATTGACTCGTTGCTGATGGGCATCAGCTACCACATGCCCGACCCACTGCCCATGATCGGCGCCCTGGTGCGCGAGACCAGCCGGGTCAAATTCATCCTGGCGTATCGCCCCGGCCTGCTGCCGCCGACGCTGTTTACGCAGATCGTCAATACCGTGTCGTGGATGTCCGACAAGCGCATCGCATTGAACCTGGTCGCCGGTATTTCCCCTGATGAGCAAGCCTTTTATGGCGACTTCGTGGCCCACGACGGACGTTATGAACGCACCAGCGAATTCCTCGAGATCGTGCATCGTTTCTGGAAAGGCGAAACGCCCCTGACCCATCACGGCGCTCATTACCGTATCGAGCAAGCGCAATTGGGATTGCCGTACAAAGACAACGAACGCCCACACATCTATCTGAGCGGCGCTTCGGAGATCGCCCAGCAGATTGCCGTGAAACACAGCGATTGCTGGTTACGCTACGGCGACACGCCGCAAGGTATTGCCGAGGCCAGCCGGGCAGTGCTCGAGGCCGGTTGCTCGGTGGGGATTCGCATGCACGTGCTGGCTCGCGAAACCCGCGAGGAAGCTTTGTCGGCTGTTGAAAGCATGATGGAAAACCCCGATGAGCAGCATCGCGAATGGGTTCGCCAGTTCGTCGGACGTTGCGACTCCGAAGCCGTCAAGACCTCGTTCCGCCTGGCCGACAAGGCCGAGCACGATTGGCTGTCGCCAATGCTTTGGTCCGGTGCCGTGGCCTATCGTGGCGGTCCGGCGCTGTGCGTGGTCGGCAGCTATCAGGAAGTTGCCGAGTATTTGCTGGAATACAAAAAAGTAGGGGTCAGCGAGTTCATCTTTTCTGGTTGGCCTACCCGTGACGAAATGCGCGGTTTCTGCCGCCATGTATTGCCACGTCTGCGCAAGCTCGAGGCAGAACTGGAAAGCCAGCATGCATGA
- a CDS encoding MFS transporter, with amino-acid sequence MHETVRLRRFGAGLLFALLAEQTVLFAVPLLIFQLTGNVRYSGVAFALEWLPALLAYPFAGLLADRFGGRLLFRHANTARALSLGLTVGVCWYAPTLTVWALIGNGIVLSLLMAPVRMAVEKSVPLIAGPERLAHCQSLVQNMELLAMALGPALAALLAMYADKRLLLGLAALAFAVAGVCWKGLPNTQSASPPKSIRKDLALGWSLLLNNPPVLSLALLNFTINLAFACVLSANAFVISGVFGAADGVFGLMNAGAGALGLLNFILVPRLLARMSIYRLGTLGFALLCLGLICMGLASGVVLYAISFLLAMAGCALFNVFNRTQRIKAIAADHLGKVMGPFYLVNLLSYPLGGLLTASIGHEYGVQTLILAIALLLTIPGALLFNLTTRRFRAALDFPPSAMEATQ; translated from the coding sequence ATGCATGAAACCGTCCGGCTGCGCCGTTTCGGTGCCGGCCTGCTGTTCGCCTTGCTGGCGGAACAAACGGTGCTGTTCGCAGTACCGTTGTTGATCTTCCAGCTCACCGGCAATGTCCGTTACTCCGGTGTGGCGTTTGCTCTGGAATGGCTACCGGCACTGCTGGCTTATCCGTTCGCCGGATTGCTGGCGGACCGCTTCGGCGGGCGCCTGCTGTTCCGCCACGCCAATACCGCGCGGGCGCTGAGCCTGGGGTTGACCGTCGGGGTCTGCTGGTATGCGCCAACGCTCACTGTCTGGGCCCTGATCGGCAACGGCATCGTGCTCTCGCTGCTGATGGCTCCGGTGCGCATGGCGGTGGAAAAGAGCGTACCGCTGATCGCCGGCCCCGAACGCCTGGCCCACTGCCAGTCCCTGGTGCAAAACATGGAGCTGCTGGCCATGGCGCTGGGTCCGGCGTTGGCGGCACTGCTGGCGATGTACGCCGACAAGCGCCTGCTTCTGGGTCTGGCGGCGCTGGCATTCGCCGTGGCCGGTGTGTGCTGGAAAGGTCTCCCCAATACCCAGTCAGCCAGCCCGCCGAAAAGCATCCGCAAGGACTTGGCTCTGGGCTGGAGTCTGTTGTTGAACAATCCGCCGGTCCTGTCCCTGGCACTGCTCAACTTCACCATCAACCTGGCTTTCGCCTGCGTCCTGAGCGCCAACGCCTTTGTCATCAGTGGTGTATTTGGCGCCGCCGACGGGGTCTTTGGTTTGATGAACGCTGGCGCCGGTGCACTGGGCCTGCTCAATTTCATTTTGGTGCCAAGGCTGCTGGCGCGGATGTCGATCTACCGTCTAGGCACACTGGGTTTTGCCTTGCTTTGCCTGGGCCTGATCTGCATGGGCCTGGCCAGTGGCGTGGTGCTCTATGCCATCAGTTTTCTCCTGGCGATGGCCGGCTGCGCCTTGTTCAACGTGTTTAACCGAACCCAGCGCATCAAGGCGATTGCCGCCGACCATTTGGGCAAGGTGATGGGCCCGTTCTACCTGGTCAACCTGCTGTCCTACCCATTGGGTGGCCTTCTGACCGCCAGCATCGGCCATGAATATGGGGTCCAGACGTTGATTCTGGCCATCGCGCTGCTGCTCACCATCCCCGGTGCCTTGCTGTTCAACCTGACCACCCGGCGGTTTCGCGCCGCCCTGGACTTTCCCCCCTCAGCCATGGAGGCAACGCAATGA
- a CDS encoding cobalamin B12-binding domain-containing protein → MKGSQHCLIATVESDSHMWNLVYLQLWLAEHGFNVKNLGSCTPVEVVLATLELRRTQLLVVSSVNGHGHFQGLELIRQVRQQHPDLPCVIGGKLTTSEDQTRAVRQELLAAGFNEVFIGPDAIEHFENYLNTLERSKPALVLGTGTAPCWT, encoded by the coding sequence ATGAAAGGATCACAACACTGCCTGATTGCAACCGTCGAATCGGATTCGCACATGTGGAACCTGGTTTATCTGCAGTTGTGGCTGGCGGAGCACGGTTTCAACGTCAAGAACCTCGGCAGTTGCACCCCGGTGGAGGTGGTTCTCGCCACCCTGGAGCTCCGGCGCACGCAATTGCTGGTGGTCAGTAGCGTCAATGGTCATGGGCATTTCCAGGGGTTAGAGCTGATTCGCCAAGTGCGCCAGCAACATCCGGATCTGCCTTGTGTCATCGGCGGCAAGTTGACCACCTCGGAAGACCAGACGCGGGCGGTTCGCCAAGAGCTGCTGGCCGCCGGTTTCAACGAAGTGTTCATCGGCCCCGACGCCATCGAGCACTTCGAAAACTATCTCAATACCCTCGAACGCTCGAAACCTGCGCTCGTCCTGGGTACCGGCACGGCGCCGTGCTGGACCTGA
- a CDS encoding ATP-grasp domain-containing protein codes for MHIVIVNRWPRFQDPSRWDNELTRYEEFFDHQRHRISYVVDGPGAEGVLAPRDHIAHLVQVDDVNQYPQLLAGVQEVIDRVGPVDQLIALSEFTLEIVARVRQALHIPGHGPEQVAVYRDKARMKEVLQEHGLPVPPFVRCDDVQQALDFADAVGYPVIVKPVDGAASIGVVKVEDAQALRAILSEVDLGRYEVEAFIQGQTYHIDGFTDDSGAVPFQVVSRYINSCLDFASAKPLGSVILQSSELRTRIQAFSEACLRALNLRSSAFHLEIFVEADGSLVFLEVGARVGGAEVPHLINKVFGVNLYEHWLKGLAGEKVPLPTIPADPSGGWLVVPKPAQLPCRVIEAQSLRPHLNSLWRELLPRPGQILEAGGSYDALHSGRFIFTDASEADIEYDIQHAINNFHFQAEPV; via the coding sequence ATGCATATCGTTATCGTCAATCGCTGGCCGCGCTTCCAGGACCCCAGTCGCTGGGACAATGAACTGACCCGCTACGAAGAGTTCTTCGATCATCAGCGGCACCGGATCAGCTATGTGGTCGACGGCCCTGGTGCCGAGGGGGTGCTGGCCCCCCGCGACCATATCGCCCACTTGGTACAGGTCGATGACGTCAATCAGTACCCCCAATTGCTGGCGGGCGTTCAGGAAGTCATCGACCGCGTCGGCCCCGTGGATCAATTGATTGCGCTGTCGGAGTTCACGCTGGAGATCGTGGCGCGGGTACGCCAAGCGCTGCACATTCCTGGCCACGGGCCGGAGCAGGTGGCGGTCTATCGCGACAAGGCGCGAATGAAAGAAGTACTCCAGGAACACGGTTTGCCGGTGCCACCGTTCGTTCGCTGCGATGACGTGCAGCAGGCGCTGGACTTCGCCGATGCGGTCGGCTATCCGGTGATCGTCAAACCGGTGGATGGCGCCGCCAGCATCGGCGTCGTCAAGGTCGAGGACGCCCAAGCCCTGCGCGCGATACTTAGCGAAGTGGACCTGGGGCGCTATGAGGTCGAGGCCTTCATCCAGGGCCAGACCTATCACATCGACGGTTTCACCGATGACAGCGGCGCGGTGCCGTTCCAGGTGGTGTCGCGCTATATCAACAGTTGCCTGGACTTCGCCAGCGCCAAGCCACTGGGGTCAGTGATCCTGCAATCCTCGGAGCTGCGTACCCGGATCCAGGCTTTCAGTGAGGCTTGCCTGCGGGCATTGAACCTGCGCAGCAGCGCCTTTCACCTGGAAATATTCGTCGAGGCGGATGGCTCGCTGGTGTTCCTCGAAGTGGGAGCCAGGGTGGGCGGCGCCGAGGTGCCACACCTGATCAACAAAGTCTTCGGCGTGAACCTCTATGAGCATTGGCTCAAGGGGCTGGCCGGTGAAAAGGTGCCCTTGCCGACGATCCCGGCTGACCCCAGCGGCGGCTGGCTGGTCGTCCCCAAACCGGCGCAATTGCCGTGCCGAGTGATCGAGGCGCAATCGCTGCGCCCGCACCTGAACTCGCTCTGGCGAGAATTGCTGCCCCGGCCCGGGCAGATCCTCGAAGCTGGCGGCAGCTACGACGCGCTGCACAGCGGTCGCTTCATTTTTACCGACGCGAGCGAAGCGGATATCGAGTACGACATCCAGCATGCGATCAACAACTTTCACTTCCAGGCTGAACCGGTATGA
- a CDS encoding methylaspartate mutase → MNMTGGHFQRFIEQARERRELVVQPRMGFGGLAPMRAGLAAVAGLPCATIGTITLDSYTRVGDYQSALQCLNSDSPLNGFPIISHPLEAVRGMLDGLYGPSFPIQVRHGTAQPQNVFKRLAALGLDATEGGPVSYCMPYSRLPLARAVEAWAESCQLLADATPHGHIESFGGCLLGQLCPPSMLIAMTLLEALFFRQQGIRSVSLSYAQGTSMAQDFGALQALRELAADYLDGAHWHVVVYSYMGVFPTTGHGARRLIYDSARLTQAAGCERLIVKTVAESRQIPSVADNLEALSMAAEVAADNTLEVDPASEGYRQEVLFEARQLVESVLDLHPDIGVALLQAFTRGRLDIPYCLHPDNPGRATTRIDEHGALRWGNVGGLPLPQSCGLSSIGPGISSSELFQMLHYTVSRYDQPLH, encoded by the coding sequence ATGAACATGACAGGAGGTCATTTCCAGCGCTTCATCGAGCAGGCCCGGGAACGGCGCGAACTGGTGGTGCAACCGCGCATGGGCTTCGGTGGGTTGGCGCCGATGCGCGCCGGGTTGGCCGCGGTGGCCGGGTTGCCCTGTGCCACGATCGGGACCATCACCCTGGACAGCTACACCCGGGTCGGTGATTACCAGAGCGCGCTGCAGTGCCTGAACAGCGACAGCCCGCTGAACGGTTTCCCGATCATCAGCCATCCGCTGGAAGCGGTGCGGGGTATGCTCGACGGGCTCTATGGCCCGTCGTTCCCGATCCAGGTCCGCCATGGCACGGCTCAACCGCAGAATGTTTTCAAGCGGCTGGCGGCCCTCGGGCTTGATGCCACCGAAGGCGGCCCTGTGTCCTATTGCATGCCCTACAGTCGCTTGCCACTGGCTCGGGCGGTCGAGGCTTGGGCAGAGAGTTGCCAGTTGCTGGCCGATGCCACCCCTCATGGCCACATCGAGAGCTTCGGCGGTTGTTTGCTGGGCCAGCTGTGCCCGCCGTCGATGTTGATCGCCATGACGTTGCTTGAGGCCCTGTTTTTTCGCCAGCAGGGCATCCGCAGTGTCTCGCTGAGCTACGCCCAGGGCACGTCCATGGCTCAGGATTTCGGGGCGTTGCAGGCTCTGCGCGAACTGGCTGCTGACTATCTGGACGGCGCCCACTGGCATGTCGTGGTGTATTCCTACATGGGCGTCTTTCCCACCACCGGTCACGGTGCTCGCCGCCTGATCTATGACAGTGCACGCCTGACACAGGCCGCCGGGTGCGAGCGCCTGATCGTCAAGACCGTTGCCGAATCCCGGCAGATCCCATCGGTGGCGGACAACCTCGAAGCCTTGTCGATGGCGGCCGAAGTCGCCGCTGACAACACGCTGGAGGTCGACCCGGCCAGTGAAGGCTATCGCCAGGAAGTGTTGTTCGAGGCGCGGCAACTGGTGGAAAGCGTGCTGGACCTGCACCCCGATATCGGCGTTGCGTTGCTCCAGGCCTTCACCCGTGGGCGGCTCGACATTCCTTACTGCCTGCACCCCGACAACCCCGGCCGCGCCACCACCCGAATTGACGAGCACGGCGCCTTGCGCTGGGGCAATGTTGGTGGCCTGCCGTTGCCGCAGAGCTGCGGCCTTTCTTCGATCGGACCGGGTATCAGCTCGTCCGAGTTGTTCCAGATGTTGCATTACACGGTGAGCCGTTATGACCAACCCTTGCACTGA
- a CDS encoding ATP-grasp domain-containing protein: MTNPCTDSTLAPLILVDAYSTGALLAQALAEHRPLLHVRSRNDMPPAFAASCPQSLFREHYGVHEEGLEPLLEKLAAQAPAAVLTGSEFGVELADLLAARLGLPGNDPEYSAARRDKSLMAEQVAAAGLPVAAQLRTASSAEALAWFNARGKSTVVAKPLDSAGSDNVFICHDALQLQAAIDCILGATNLMMRSNRALLLQEYLEGDEYVINSVSHQGEHWITDVWKCTKTLSADGRKIYDREDLLPADAPELDALVDYVEGVLDALAITHGPAHTEVILTAYGPRLLETGARLSGLANPPALQAATGNDQVALTCTSYLEPARLASFPKRYRLQQHARGMNLIARHSGAFAQFDVRKHLEALPSFHSARFRFTEGRQKTPTIDLNSSPGAVFLVHPSADRIRQDHEAWREWEKDWL, encoded by the coding sequence ATGACCAACCCTTGCACTGACTCCACCTTGGCGCCGCTGATCCTGGTCGACGCCTATTCCACCGGCGCGCTGCTGGCCCAGGCTTTGGCGGAGCATCGCCCGCTGCTGCACGTGCGTTCGCGCAACGACATGCCCCCGGCCTTTGCCGCAAGTTGTCCGCAATCACTGTTCCGCGAGCACTACGGCGTGCATGAGGAAGGTCTTGAACCGCTGCTGGAGAAGCTCGCAGCACAGGCGCCGGCGGCGGTGTTGACCGGCAGTGAATTCGGTGTGGAGTTGGCGGATTTGCTGGCGGCCCGTCTCGGCCTGCCCGGCAACGATCCTGAATACTCCGCCGCCCGTCGTGACAAATCGCTGATGGCCGAACAGGTCGCCGCTGCCGGTTTGCCGGTGGCGGCGCAGCTGCGTACCGCCTCAAGCGCAGAGGCGCTGGCCTGGTTCAACGCGCGGGGCAAATCGACGGTGGTGGCTAAACCACTGGACAGCGCAGGTTCCGATAACGTGTTCATCTGCCACGATGCCCTGCAGCTGCAGGCGGCCATCGACTGCATTCTCGGCGCAACCAACCTGATGATGCGCAGCAACCGGGCGCTGCTGCTGCAGGAATACCTGGAAGGCGACGAGTACGTCATCAACAGTGTCAGCCATCAGGGCGAGCACTGGATCACCGATGTCTGGAAATGCACCAAGACGTTGAGCGCCGACGGTCGCAAGATCTACGACCGTGAAGACCTGCTGCCCGCCGATGCGCCGGAGCTTGATGCACTGGTCGACTACGTCGAAGGCGTGCTCGACGCTCTGGCCATCACCCATGGCCCGGCCCATACCGAAGTGATCCTCACGGCTTACGGCCCGCGCCTGCTGGAAACCGGTGCCCGTCTTTCCGGACTGGCCAATCCGCCCGCGCTGCAAGCGGCCACCGGCAACGATCAGGTGGCGTTGACCTGCACCAGCTACCTCGAACCGGCACGGCTGGCGTCCTTTCCCAAGCGCTATCGCCTGCAGCAGCACGCCCGGGGAATGAACCTGATCGCCCGCCACAGCGGCGCCTTCGCCCAGTTCGATGTACGCAAGCACCTGGAAGCCCTGCCGAGTTTTCACAGCGCGCGCTTTCGTTTCACCGAAGGTCGGCAAAAGACACCGACCATCGACCTCAACAGCTCGCCGGGTGCCGTATTCCTGGTGCACCCGAGCGCCGACAGAATCCGCCAGGACCATGAGGCCTGGCGTGAATGGGAGAAAGACTGGTTGTAA
- the panB gene encoding 3-methyl-2-oxobutanoate hydroxymethyltransferase: MSIHTRTKRLTVPQLVAMKGQQKIVSLTAYSSSIARLIDPIVDFILVGDSTAMVGYGRASTLSMQLEEIIGHTRAVVDSTRLSCVIADMPFGSYQESNEQAFRNCAQVLARTGCDAVKLEANKALAGTIEFLVARGIPVMAHVGLMPQFVNVMGGFKAQGLTAETGAVIAEDARANLEAGAFSLLLEGVAEGVARQITLDSKMPTIGIGASPACDGQVLVTEDVLGLGGEQVPRFVKQYADVGAVIRDACERFAEEVRDGRFPESRHCYGL; this comes from the coding sequence ATGAGCATTCATACCCGTACTAAACGATTGACGGTTCCGCAGTTGGTCGCGATGAAGGGCCAACAGAAAATCGTATCCCTGACGGCGTACTCCAGCTCTATTGCCAGGCTGATCGACCCTATCGTCGACTTCATCCTGGTCGGTGACTCTACTGCAATGGTCGGTTATGGCCGGGCCTCGACGCTGAGCATGCAGCTCGAAGAAATCATCGGCCATACCCGGGCCGTGGTCGACAGCACACGACTGTCTTGTGTCATCGCCGACATGCCTTTTGGCAGCTATCAGGAATCCAACGAGCAGGCCTTTCGCAACTGCGCCCAGGTCCTGGCGCGCACCGGTTGCGATGCCGTCAAGCTGGAGGCCAACAAGGCCCTGGCGGGCACCATCGAGTTTTTGGTGGCGCGCGGTATTCCGGTCATGGCCCACGTCGGGCTGATGCCGCAGTTCGTCAATGTCATGGGAGGGTTCAAGGCCCAGGGCCTGACCGCCGAAACCGGCGCAGTCATTGCCGAAGATGCTCGGGCCAACCTCGAGGCCGGAGCCTTCAGCCTGCTGCTTGAAGGTGTGGCCGAAGGCGTGGCCCGGCAAATCACCCTGGACTCGAAAATGCCCACCATCGGTATCGGCGCCTCACCGGCCTGCGACGGCCAGGTGCTGGTGACCGAAGACGTGCTGGGTCTGGGTGGTGAGCAGGTGCCGCGCTTCGTCAAACAGTACGCCGATGTCGGCGCGGTGATTCGCGACGCTTGTGAACGTTTTGCCGAAGAAGTGCGCGATGGCCGATTCCCTGAATCGCGGCATTGCTATGGGCTCTAA
- a CDS encoding PLP-dependent aminotransferase family protein: MSLDTTKDASFAYQAVYRYLVELIETANSEREQKLPSLRQLARRLNVSVSTTKYAYSLLEDEGRIYAKPKFGYFTKAMPAPLLNEGSPNLLDNVFSNARQPGMLALSSDAPAMLLSLENPLLMMERELARQYPRSHAPLYQPFGEPELRGALADRYTSSTLCYWQAEHVYIGSDLRSVLELSLSALNLDGTVALVESPCSWAILRQLQAAKIRVIEVPLGEDGRFNLPALNELLRREPIRLAVLSSTVNIPQGNLMPAQDKQQICRWLAERDVWLFENDSYGEFYFSANPSRYRDFADPEKLLVFSTFDKIIGSEAPYGYVLCRRHGPQLHRLFLERAFRLSPIRQKAIAKLFSSKRIDQHLMVLRAMLQDRMKRMQALLEEHGDGQLQVVAPQGGATFWLEARHSVDMRRVFERLLAQRIVIAPGEIFSQQGAWRHHVRLSYTLDWSKDIAQALKKLAQAISEES, encoded by the coding sequence GTGAGCCTGGATACAACCAAAGACGCCTCTTTCGCCTATCAGGCGGTGTACCGCTATCTCGTCGAGTTGATCGAGACCGCCAATTCGGAACGTGAGCAAAAACTACCGTCCCTGCGGCAACTGGCCCGGCGACTGAACGTGTCGGTGTCGACGACCAAGTACGCCTATTCGCTTCTCGAGGACGAAGGACGGATCTACGCCAAACCCAAGTTCGGATATTTCACCAAGGCGATGCCGGCACCTTTGTTGAACGAGGGCTCGCCCAACCTGCTGGACAACGTATTCTCCAACGCGCGCCAGCCGGGGATGCTGGCCCTTAGCAGCGACGCGCCGGCGATGCTGTTGTCGCTGGAAAACCCCTTGTTGATGATGGAACGCGAACTGGCCCGGCAATACCCGCGTTCCCATGCGCCACTCTATCAGCCGTTCGGCGAGCCCGAGTTACGCGGCGCCCTGGCCGACCGCTACACCAGTTCCACGCTCTGCTACTGGCAGGCCGAACATGTGTATATCGGCTCGGACCTGCGCAGTGTGCTGGAGTTGTCGCTCAGTGCCCTGAACCTGGATGGCACTGTGGCGCTGGTGGAATCACCGTGCTCGTGGGCGATCTTGCGCCAGTTGCAAGCGGCAAAAATTCGCGTGATCGAAGTGCCCCTCGGCGAGGATGGGCGTTTCAACCTGCCCGCACTCAATGAGCTGCTCAGGCGTGAGCCCATCCGGCTGGCGGTGTTGTCATCGACCGTAAATATTCCCCAAGGCAACCTGATGCCTGCGCAGGATAAGCAGCAGATCTGTCGCTGGTTGGCGGAACGGGATGTCTGGCTGTTCGAAAATGACAGCTATGGCGAGTTCTATTTTTCCGCCAACCCCTCCCGCTACCGCGACTTTGCCGATCCGGAGAAGCTGCTGGTGTTCTCGACCTTCGACAAGATCATCGGCTCGGAAGCGCCTTATGGTTATGTACTGTGTCGCCGACACGGGCCTCAGTTGCACCGGCTATTCCTGGAGCGGGCATTTCGTCTGTCGCCGATTCGTCAGAAAGCGATCGCCAAACTCTTCAGCTCCAAGCGCATCGACCAGCATCTGATGGTGCTGCGGGCCATGCTGCAGGACCGGATGAAACGGATGCAGGCTTTGCTGGAAGAACACGGTGATGGCCAGTTGCAAGTTGTCGCCCCGCAAGGCGGCGCGACCTTCTGGCTCGAGGCCAGGCACTCGGTGGACATGCGCCGGGTATTCGAGCGCTTGCTGGCCCAGCGCATCGTTATCGCCCCCGGGGAGATCTTCAGCCAGCAGGGGGCCTGGCGGCATCATGTGCGCCTGAGCTACACCCTCGATTGGAGCAAGGACATTGCCCAGGCCCTGAAGAAGCTCGCCCAGGCGATCAGCGAAGAGTCCTAG